A part of Caretta caretta isolate rCarCar2 chromosome 1, rCarCar1.hap1, whole genome shotgun sequence genomic DNA contains:
- the DUSP12 gene encoding dual specificity protein phosphatase 12, with protein MVPVLPGLFVGGAAAGALQAAGVAALLSVDAEEPPAVPGIRTLHIPARDEPGTDLLSHLDSCAAFLSAARAGGGAVLVRCHAGVSRSVALVTAYLMKTNNLTFEEAYATIKAIKSDAKMNEGFEWQLKLYEAMGCKVDVTSAIYKQYRLQKVTEKYSELQDLPREVFAVDPTSICQTLNSEVLYRCRKCRRSLFRSSSILAHAEGSGPAAFAHKRITDPAQLRNDSRVKCTSYFIEPVQWMEPVLLGVMEGQLLCPKCTSKLGCFSWRGEQCSCGRWVTPAFQIHKSRVDEMKALPVCGFQTLKT; from the exons ATGGTGCCGGTGCTTCCTGGCCTGTTCGTGGGCGGCGCGGCGGCCGGGGCCCTGCAGGCGGCGGGGGTGGCGGCGCTGCTCTCGGTGGACGCGGAGGAGCCGCCCGCGGTGCCGGGGATCCGGACCCTGCATATCCCGGCGCGGGACGAGCCCGGCACCGACCTGCTGAGCCACCTCGACTCCTGCGCCGCCTTCCTCAGCGCGGCCCGGGCGGGGGGCGGCGCCGTCCTGGTGCGATG CCATGCTGGAGTCAGTCGAAGTGTTGCTTTAGTGACGGCGTATTTAATGAAAACCAACAATCTCACCTTCGAAGAGGCTTATGCCACTATCAAAGCCATCAAATCAGATGCCAA AATGAACGAAGGCTTTGAATGGCAGCTGAAACTGTATGAAGCAATGGGCTGTAAAGTTGATGTGACCAGTGCCATTTATAAACAGTATCGCTTGCAAAAAGTTACAGAGAAATATTCTG AGCTGCAGGACTTGCCACGAGAAGTCTTTGCAGTTGACCCAACCAGCATTTGTCAAACTCTCAACAGTGAGGTTCTCTACAGGTGCAGAAAATGCAG ACGTTCCCTATTTCGTAGTTCGAGCATTTTGGCCCATGCTGAAGGAAGTGGACCAGCAGCCTTTGCTCACAAGAGGATTACAGATCCTGCTCAGCTTCGTAATGACAGTCGGGTTAAATGTACCTCTTATTTCATTGAGCCTGTACAGTGGATGGAGCCAGTATTGTTAGGAGTGATGGAAGGACAG CTTCTGTGCCCCAAATGCACTTCGAAGTTGGGCTGCTTCAGTTGGCGTGGTGAACAGTGTTCGTGTGGCCGATGGGTGACTCCTGCCTTCCAGATTCACAAGAGTCGGGTGGATGAAATGAAAGCGCTGCCAGTCTGTGGATTCCAAACTCTCAAAACGTGA